A window of Pedobacter lusitanus contains these coding sequences:
- a CDS encoding glutathionylspermidine synthase family protein, producing the protein MQRHTIIPRNNWQSLVEKLGFGFHTADVPYWDESAYYEFSLAEITKIESATAELWGMCLEAVQYIIDHKLYSKFAIPEKAIAIIEKSWNDDVPAIYGRFDFGFDGSSLKLFEFNADTPTSLFEAGIVQWFWLQDFASHKDQFNSVHERLIDYWKYLKPYLHEGILHFTCVKQSLEDLTTAEYMRDCAIQAGIPTKLIFIDDIGWNQEECEFVDLEDQEIKNIFKLYPWEWMVNEPFFDQLLLNPEVYWIEPAWKMLLSNKALLPILWKLYPNCPYILECYFEEENSLKDYVKKPIYSREGANISIVKNGQVLEETKGIYGKEGFICQQTFDIPGQENKIPVIGSWVIGQQPAGIGIREDNSLITGNKSCFVPHLINN; encoded by the coding sequence ATGCAGAGACACACCATTATACCCAGAAATAACTGGCAGAGCCTGGTAGAGAAGCTCGGATTCGGATTTCATACTGCCGATGTCCCTTACTGGGATGAAAGTGCATATTATGAATTTTCACTGGCCGAAATAACGAAAATTGAAAGCGCAACAGCCGAACTTTGGGGTATGTGCCTTGAAGCCGTACAATATATCATAGATCATAAGCTCTATTCTAAGTTTGCGATCCCGGAGAAAGCAATAGCAATCATAGAAAAAAGTTGGAATGATGACGTTCCCGCCATTTATGGAAGATTTGATTTTGGTTTTGACGGAAGCAGTTTAAAACTATTTGAATTTAATGCAGATACTCCTACTTCTTTATTTGAAGCCGGGATTGTACAGTGGTTCTGGTTACAGGATTTCGCTTCACATAAAGATCAGTTTAACTCCGTTCACGAACGCCTGATTGACTACTGGAAATATTTAAAGCCTTATCTCCATGAGGGCATACTGCACTTTACCTGTGTTAAACAATCTCTGGAAGACTTAACCACAGCAGAGTATATGAGAGATTGTGCTATACAAGCCGGAATACCAACAAAGCTTATTTTTATTGATGATATCGGATGGAATCAGGAGGAATGTGAGTTCGTAGATCTGGAGGATCAGGAAATCAAAAACATCTTTAAGCTGTATCCCTGGGAATGGATGGTTAATGAGCCTTTCTTTGATCAGCTCTTACTAAATCCGGAAGTATACTGGATAGAACCGGCCTGGAAAATGCTCCTCTCCAACAAAGCGTTATTACCCATTTTATGGAAATTGTATCCAAACTGTCCTTACATTCTGGAATGCTATTTTGAGGAAGAAAACTCTTTAAAAGATTATGTCAAAAAACCTATCTATTCCAGAGAAGGAGCAAACATCAGTATTGTAAAAAACGGACAGGTATTAGAAGAGACCAAAGGGATTTATGGTAAAGAAGGTTTCATCTGTCAGCAAACATTTGATATTCCAGGACAGGAAAATAAAATCCCGGTTATCGGTTCGTGGGTTATAGGTCAGCAGCCTGCTGGTATAGGTATCAGGGAAGACAACAGCTTGATAACTGGCAATAAGTCTTGCTTCGTCCCGCATCTGATCAACAATTAA
- a CDS encoding serine hydrolase, with the protein MKPYALSFILFVSFSTCCHHVFAQTDHQTQTEIKKVESALAPPTRFEDDSTWTIESRMKHYGVPGLTIAVIKDSKIIWTKSYGITDRESKQPVTDQTLFQAASISKPVSAYAALKEVESGKLNPDENVNLYLKSWKVPENSFTAKKKVSLKYLLSHSAGVTVGGFAGYAIPNKVPALVQVLNGETPSNSPAIRVDKEPGGTFRYSGGGYTIVQQMLIDLEGKPYPQIMNELVLKPLGMKNSTYSQPLPADKLKWAATGYLPDGTQTTGKRHTYPEMAAAGLWTTATDLAKFAIDLQLTIKGQSEKVLSRQMADQMTSPFIEPFEGLGIFLDKKQQDLYFFHGGWNEGFSSKMIAHKNKGYGVAILTNSNQPLLIDELIRAVAITYNWSGYVMPVYKKINLTAADTENNCGRYRSEKYELIKIYADGERLFLQKNAEDPEELFKVAADTYVLRNWERQNKIVRNPADNIRYLASVMSTDSISFVNPQLKAEEKVPFEFILDGQFEKALSAYKQAKTDSPEHFALSQPYINRLGYRFLKIKENKKAIDIFKVNTILYPESSDVYDSLGEAYLAAGDKKQAKINYLLSLKLDPKNTNAAKIIKSLD; encoded by the coding sequence ATGAAACCATATGCTCTTTCATTTATTTTGTTCGTGTCTTTTTCAACATGCTGCCACCACGTGTTTGCCCAGACTGACCATCAAACACAAACAGAGATAAAAAAAGTCGAGTCAGCATTAGCTCCTCCCACGCGTTTCGAAGATGATTCAACATGGACTATTGAATCACGTATGAAACATTACGGTGTTCCCGGGCTCACCATAGCCGTAATAAAAGACTCAAAAATTATATGGACAAAAAGCTATGGAATAACTGACCGGGAGAGTAAACAGCCGGTTACTGATCAGACTCTTTTTCAGGCGGCATCTATCAGTAAGCCAGTAAGTGCTTATGCAGCGCTAAAGGAAGTTGAAAGCGGAAAACTAAATCCTGATGAAAATGTAAATTTATATCTTAAATCCTGGAAAGTACCTGAAAATTCCTTTACAGCCAAAAAGAAGGTTTCATTGAAATATCTCCTTAGTCATAGCGCCGGAGTTACCGTAGGTGGTTTTGCAGGTTACGCCATTCCGAATAAAGTACCTGCACTGGTACAAGTGCTGAATGGAGAGACCCCGTCAAATTCTCCTGCTATCAGGGTAGATAAAGAACCAGGAGGGACTTTCCGTTACTCCGGAGGAGGGTATACCATTGTACAGCAAATGCTGATTGACCTGGAAGGCAAACCATATCCCCAAATCATGAATGAGCTGGTATTAAAACCCCTCGGAATGAAAAACAGCACCTATAGTCAGCCCCTGCCTGCGGACAAACTAAAATGGGCTGCAACGGGTTATTTACCAGACGGGACGCAAACCACGGGTAAAAGACATACATATCCGGAGATGGCGGCTGCCGGCCTCTGGACTACCGCAACAGACCTGGCAAAATTTGCTATAGATTTGCAATTAACCATAAAGGGACAAAGCGAAAAGGTACTGTCCAGGCAAATGGCAGATCAAATGACCAGTCCTTTTATTGAGCCTTTTGAAGGTCTGGGAATTTTCCTGGATAAAAAGCAACAGGATCTGTATTTCTTTCATGGCGGATGGAACGAAGGTTTTTCGAGTAAAATGATTGCTCATAAAAATAAAGGCTACGGTGTGGCTATACTTACCAATAGCAATCAGCCATTGCTTATTGATGAATTAATTCGGGCCGTGGCAATCACCTACAACTGGTCTGGCTATGTAATGCCAGTGTATAAGAAGATAAATCTTACAGCTGCTGACACAGAAAATAATTGTGGCCGGTACCGGTCTGAAAAATATGAATTAATAAAAATCTATGCTGATGGAGAAAGACTTTTTCTTCAAAAAAACGCAGAAGATCCTGAAGAGTTATTCAAAGTGGCAGCAGATACCTATGTATTGCGCAATTGGGAAAGACAGAATAAAATTGTCCGGAATCCTGCTGATAACATCAGGTATTTAGCTTCAGTTATGAGTACTGATTCCATTTCTTTTGTAAATCCGCAGCTAAAAGCTGAAGAAAAAGTGCCTTTCGAATTCATACTCGATGGTCAGTTTGAAAAAGCACTATCAGCTTACAAGCAGGCAAAGACGGATAGCCCAGAACACTTTGCCTTAAGTCAACCATACATCAATAGACTGGGTTATAGATTTTTAAAGATTAAAGAAAATAAAAAAGCTATAGATATTTTCAAAGTGAATACTATACTCTATCCTGAAAGCAGCGATGTTTATGATAGCCTGGGAGAGGCTTATCTGGCAGCAGGGGATAAAAAGCAAGCCAAAATCAACTACTTGTTGTCGCTGAAACTGGATCCGAAAAATACAAATGCAGCTAAAATTATTAAAAGTCTGGACTGA
- a CDS encoding helix-turn-helix domain-containing protein, whose translation MSLSGETGITDQYLENIQTERTQFRVADTCTANCSLVSYNRRDFYKITLTLAGKSVLYYANKAIEINRPALVFTNPLVPYSWEGNHEATVAHFCVFTKEFLQENGRVHSLEESNLFKVGGDPIYFLSDEQADYINSIFTRMKLEQESDYIYKNDLIRNHLNLIIHEAIKMQPAIAYFTPQKASSRIAKLFLDLLERQFPVDSQQYSLLLKKASDFADQLAVHVNHLNAAVSEVTGLSTTQHINNRIIAEAKSLLTHTDWNVAEIAGSLGFGYASYFNNFFKKHTGLTPTALRKIL comes from the coding sequence ATGAGTTTATCAGGAGAGACAGGCATTACCGATCAATATCTGGAAAATATACAAACCGAACGGACACAGTTCAGGGTTGCGGACACCTGTACAGCGAACTGCAGTCTGGTTTCTTATAACCGCCGTGACTTTTACAAGATCACACTGACACTGGCAGGAAAAAGTGTACTGTATTATGCCAATAAAGCTATTGAAATTAACAGACCAGCACTTGTTTTTACCAACCCTCTGGTTCCTTATTCGTGGGAGGGCAATCATGAAGCTACCGTAGCTCATTTTTGTGTATTTACTAAAGAGTTCCTCCAGGAAAACGGACGTGTGCATAGTCTGGAAGAATCTAATTTATTTAAGGTTGGCGGAGATCCTATCTACTTTCTGAGCGATGAGCAGGCTGATTATATTAATAGCATCTTCACCAGAATGAAACTGGAGCAAGAAAGTGACTATATCTATAAAAACGATCTGATCCGTAATCATCTGAATCTTATCATTCACGAGGCCATTAAAATGCAGCCCGCTATTGCCTATTTTACTCCGCAAAAAGCATCTTCACGTATTGCAAAATTATTTCTGGATCTCCTGGAAAGACAGTTTCCTGTTGACTCGCAACAATATTCACTCCTATTGAAGAAGGCCAGTGATTTTGCAGATCAGCTGGCCGTACATGTCAATCATTTAAATGCGGCAGTAAGTGAGGTTACCGGCTTGTCAACCACTCAGCATATCAACAACAGAATAATTGCTGAAGCAAAATCACTGCTAACCCATACAGACTGGAATGTAGCAGAAATAGCAGGGAGCCTTGGCTTTGGCTATGCTTCATATTTTAATAATTTTTTCAAAAAGCACACCGGACTTACACCTACGGCACTTCGTAAAATTCTTTGA
- a CDS encoding NAD(P)-dependent alcohol dehydrogenase, which produces MIQAKGYAAQDAQTDLAPWDFEHREVGPHDVQIEIAYCGVCHSDLHQIKNDWFPGIFPMVPGHEIVGKIVKVGDHVKKFSTGQLAGVGCMVDSCQICENCKDGLEQYCLEGSTQTYNNNDRSGVPTYGGYSNTIVVREEFVLHISEKLSLAATAPLLCAGITTYSPLRHWKVGKGHKLAVLGLGGLGHMGVKFGVAFGAEVTVLSTSPAKEEAAKALGAHHFVVTSDPAQLDAVKGSFDFILDTVSAEHDMDMYISLLRTNGTHICVGVPSQPYAIQPFSLLGGRKSVAGSGIGGIAETQEMLDFCAEHNIVSDIELIDIRDITASYERMLKGDVRYRFVIDMATL; this is translated from the coding sequence ATGATACAAGCCAAAGGATATGCAGCACAAGATGCGCAAACAGATTTAGCTCCCTGGGATTTTGAACACAGGGAAGTTGGACCACATGACGTCCAAATCGAAATAGCATACTGTGGTGTATGCCACTCCGATCTTCACCAGATCAAAAACGATTGGTTTCCGGGCATATTCCCTATGGTACCAGGACATGAAATAGTAGGAAAGATCGTTAAAGTAGGTGATCATGTAAAAAAATTCAGCACAGGACAATTAGCTGGTGTTGGTTGTATGGTAGATTCCTGCCAGATTTGCGAGAACTGCAAAGACGGTCTGGAGCAATACTGTCTGGAAGGCAGCACGCAAACCTATAACAATAACGACAGATCAGGAGTACCAACCTATGGCGGTTACTCTAATACTATAGTCGTACGCGAAGAATTTGTATTACACATTTCTGAAAAGTTATCCCTGGCAGCGACAGCACCATTACTTTGCGCTGGTATAACAACATACTCACCTCTGCGTCACTGGAAAGTTGGCAAAGGTCATAAACTTGCTGTATTAGGTTTAGGTGGCCTTGGCCATATGGGCGTTAAATTTGGTGTGGCTTTCGGAGCAGAAGTAACTGTATTAAGTACTTCCCCTGCAAAAGAAGAGGCTGCCAAAGCTTTAGGAGCTCATCATTTTGTAGTTACATCAGATCCTGCACAATTAGACGCTGTAAAAGGCTCTTTTGACTTTATTCTGGATACTGTATCTGCAGAGCACGACATGGACATGTACATTTCCTTACTGAGAACCAACGGCACTCATATTTGTGTTGGTGTACCATCTCAGCCCTATGCAATTCAACCATTTTCTCTATTAGGCGGTCGTAAAAGTGTAGCTGGTTCAGGCATTGGTGGTATAGCAGAAACTCAGGAAATGCTTGATTTCTGTGCAGAACATAATATTGTTTCTGACATTGAATTAATCGACATCAGGGATATCACAGCATCTTATGAAAGAATGCTTAAAGGAGATGTCCGTTACAGGTTTGTTATTGATATGGCTACACTTTAA
- the metG gene encoding methionine--tRNA ligase — MDNSKIKRYTVTAALPYTNGPVHIGHLAGVYLPADTYVRYLRSNKRDVKFICGSDENGVPITLKAKKEGVTPQVVVDKYHKIIGDSFKEFGVSFDIYHRTSSEMHHETASAFFKTLYDKGIFTEEVTEQYYDEKAQTFLADRYITGTCPKCGNENAYGDQCENCGSTLNATDLINPKSTLSGEPPVRRETKNWFLPLEKYEEQLRTYIESHKEWKPNVAGQCQSWLNAGLQPRAMTRDLDWGVKVPVKDAEGKVLYVWFDAPIGYISATKELFRFAGAEAANPKADEYYLDKNAVAKGSWEDYWKDDTTKLVHFIGKDNIVFHCIIFPAMLMAHGDYILADNVPANEFLNLEGQKISTSKNWAVWLNEYLLEFKDKQDVLRYVLTSTAPETKDNDFTWKDFQARNNNELVAVLGNFINRVVVLTHKYFEGKVPAVMDLNEQDQQVIDELASYPAKIGASIENYRFREALTEVMNVARLGNKYLAETEPWKVIKTDENRVKTILNISLQIVANLEVLIEPFLPFTAEKLKEMLNHEGHLWGDTGKIDLLLPGHQLNETALLFDKVEDADVQNQIDKLNQSKVDNIAANAVVTPAKENIDFDQFSAMDIRVATIIAAEKVEKTKKLLKLTLDTGLDKRTVVSGIAEYFTPEEVIGQQVSLLINLAPREIKGILSQGMILMSENSDGKLTFVSPLQNHANGSVIR, encoded by the coding sequence TTGGATAACAGTAAAATAAAAAGATATACCGTTACGGCGGCCTTACCCTATACGAATGGTCCGGTGCACATTGGGCATTTAGCCGGTGTTTATTTGCCTGCTGATACTTATGTGCGTTACCTGAGATCAAATAAAAGAGACGTTAAATTTATTTGTGGGTCTGATGAAAATGGTGTTCCCATTACATTAAAGGCTAAAAAAGAAGGTGTAACTCCGCAGGTTGTAGTTGATAAGTATCATAAAATTATCGGGGATTCTTTTAAAGAGTTCGGTGTATCTTTTGATATCTATCACCGAACCTCTTCTGAAATGCATCATGAAACAGCATCCGCTTTCTTCAAAACGCTTTATGATAAAGGTATTTTCACAGAAGAAGTAACTGAGCAGTACTACGATGAGAAAGCACAGACTTTTCTGGCTGACCGTTATATTACCGGAACATGTCCTAAATGTGGGAATGAAAATGCTTATGGTGATCAGTGTGAGAATTGCGGAAGTACATTAAATGCAACTGACCTGATTAATCCAAAGTCTACTCTATCAGGTGAACCTCCGGTTCGAAGAGAAACTAAAAACTGGTTTCTGCCATTAGAGAAATATGAAGAACAGTTAAGAACATATATTGAAAGCCACAAAGAGTGGAAACCGAATGTTGCCGGTCAGTGTCAAAGCTGGTTAAACGCAGGTTTACAGCCAAGGGCTATGACCAGGGATCTGGACTGGGGTGTAAAAGTTCCTGTAAAAGATGCTGAAGGTAAAGTCTTATATGTTTGGTTTGATGCTCCAATCGGTTATATCTCTGCAACTAAGGAATTATTCCGTTTTGCAGGTGCTGAAGCAGCTAATCCTAAGGCAGATGAATATTATCTGGATAAGAATGCTGTAGCGAAAGGAAGCTGGGAAGATTACTGGAAAGATGACACCACTAAGCTGGTACATTTTATCGGGAAGGACAATATCGTGTTTCACTGTATTATATTCCCGGCAATGTTAATGGCTCATGGGGATTATATTCTTGCTGATAATGTTCCTGCCAATGAATTCCTGAATTTAGAAGGACAAAAAATATCTACCTCCAAAAACTGGGCTGTATGGTTGAATGAATATCTGCTTGAATTTAAAGACAAGCAGGATGTATTGCGTTATGTACTGACTTCAACTGCTCCGGAAACCAAGGACAATGATTTTACCTGGAAAGATTTTCAGGCGAGAAATAATAATGAATTAGTTGCTGTATTAGGGAACTTCATCAACAGGGTGGTTGTACTTACCCATAAGTATTTTGAAGGCAAGGTGCCTGCTGTAATGGACTTAAATGAGCAGGATCAGCAGGTGATTGATGAGCTGGCTTCATATCCTGCAAAAATCGGTGCTTCTATTGAGAATTACAGATTCAGGGAAGCTCTGACTGAGGTGATGAATGTCGCGCGACTGGGTAATAAGTATCTGGCAGAAACTGAGCCATGGAAAGTTATTAAAACTGATGAAAACCGTGTTAAAACTATTTTAAATATCAGTTTACAGATTGTAGCTAACCTTGAAGTGCTGATTGAGCCATTTTTACCTTTTACAGCTGAAAAGTTAAAGGAAATGTTGAACCATGAAGGTCATTTATGGGGAGATACGGGTAAAATTGATCTGTTGCTGCCTGGTCATCAGTTGAATGAAACTGCTTTATTATTTGATAAGGTAGAAGATGCAGACGTGCAGAATCAGATTGATAAATTAAACCAGAGCAAAGTAGATAATATTGCAGCTAATGCTGTAGTTACTCCTGCGAAAGAAAATATAGACTTCGATCAGTTCAGTGCAATGGATATTCGTGTAGCAACGATTATCGCTGCAGAAAAAGTGGAGAAAACGAAGAAATTACTGAAACTTACTTTGGATACAGGACTGGATAAACGCACTGTGGTTTCAGGAATTGCAGAGTATTTTACGCCTGAAGAAGTAATAGGTCAGCAGGTTAGTCTGCTGATTAATCTGGCACCGAGAGAGATCAAAGGAATTTTATCTCAGGGAATGATTTTAATGTCTGAAAATTCGGATGGAAAACTTACTTTTGTGTCGCCTTTACAAAATCATGCAAATGGTAGCGTAATCAGGTAA
- a CDS encoding RagB/SusD family nutrient uptake outer membrane protein, which translates to MKRYIKNSIILAGFIVVGTLNSCKKSFLDQKPYVSVNVAEAILTEKDMFTALNGTYSSLRSALVAFGGASVASTTTNSFARNMPVIGEVAADNVFVSARNSGRYVTFGAYSWTQAATEYRDIWGNLYATILKANNIINASLPQSVNTDQYKGEAYALRALCYFQLAQFYAKPYTDNPAAECVPIVLTFDYTLKPKRNTVGEVYTLIMADLEKAYTMAVAYRGSAYLSKYSARALEAKVALFKGDYPTALTYAEDVIKNSGFSLLTSSNLVTYWATTAPQAATKNETLYEVVSDNVLNLATDELAYMYSQDGYGDLLCAPELYNLYRTSDVRRSLITAGRRTNAENPAYIVTKFKSISDDRDDKKVIRVSDVYLIAAEAAKGSNNEPLALTYLNKLVSERDPGLIYASSGPQLLEDILTERRKELAFEGDRLHTLNRLKRDIKRSNVYPTAALNIPYTDFRRIGPIPQTETNNNPNITQNPGYN; encoded by the coding sequence ATGAAAAGATATATAAAAAATTCAATCATACTGGCTGGATTTATCGTAGTGGGGACATTAAACTCCTGTAAAAAGAGCTTTCTGGATCAAAAACCATACGTCAGTGTAAATGTTGCAGAAGCGATTTTGACTGAAAAGGATATGTTCACAGCCTTAAATGGTACCTACTCATCTCTCAGATCTGCTCTTGTGGCTTTTGGTGGTGCGTCGGTAGCATCAACTACTACAAATAGTTTTGCCAGAAATATGCCTGTAATCGGAGAAGTCGCTGCAGATAACGTATTCGTCTCTGCTAGAAACTCGGGCAGATATGTGACTTTTGGCGCATATAGCTGGACACAGGCTGCCACAGAATATCGTGATATATGGGGAAATTTATATGCTACGATCTTAAAGGCAAATAACATTATAAATGCTTCCTTGCCACAGAGTGTAAATACAGATCAGTATAAAGGAGAGGCTTACGCGCTGAGGGCATTGTGTTATTTTCAACTGGCTCAATTTTATGCAAAACCGTATACCGACAATCCTGCCGCTGAATGTGTTCCAATTGTATTGACATTTGATTATACACTGAAACCGAAGCGTAATACCGTTGGCGAGGTATATACACTGATAATGGCTGATCTGGAAAAAGCCTATACCATGGCTGTTGCCTACAGAGGTAGTGCATATCTTTCTAAATATTCGGCACGTGCTCTTGAGGCTAAAGTAGCGTTATTTAAAGGTGATTATCCAACTGCTTTAACTTATGCTGAGGATGTCATAAAAAATAGTGGTTTCAGTCTGTTGACTTCAAGTAATTTGGTTACTTATTGGGCAACAACAGCACCTCAGGCAGCGACCAAAAATGAGACTTTATATGAAGTTGTTTCTGACAATGTTTTAAATCTGGCAACTGATGAACTTGCGTATATGTATAGCCAGGATGGGTATGGCGATCTGTTATGTGCTCCGGAACTATATAATTTGTACCGTACATCAGATGTGAGAAGATCTCTTATTACAGCTGGCAGAAGAACTAATGCGGAAAACCCTGCTTATATAGTAACTAAATTTAAATCTATTTCTGATGATAGAGATGATAAAAAAGTAATCAGAGTTTCTGATGTTTATTTAATCGCAGCAGAGGCAGCAAAAGGATCAAATAATGAGCCTTTAGCTTTAACTTATCTGAACAAGCTGGTGTCTGAGAGAGATCCTGGTCTGATTTATGCCTCATCGGGACCACAATTGCTAGAAGACATCTTAACTGAACGCAGAAAAGAACTGGCATTTGAAGGGGACAGATTACATACGCTTAACCGTTTGAAAAGAGATATTAAGAGATCAAATGTGTACCCTACGGCAGCATTGAATATTCCTTATACTGACTTTAGAAGGATTGGTCCGATCCCTCAGACAGAAACTAATAATAACCCGAATATTACTCAGAATCCAGGTTATAATTAA